The Spirosoma oryzicola region GACCGAAATACGATTTCACGATTACGGACAGGCTCCTGGGCGAATAGGCGGGTACCAGCAACCAGTAGCAAAGAAATAAGCACCAGAACAGAAAGAGCACGCATACAATTTTCGTTGTTTACGGTTTATAAATCAGACCAACTAGTACTCTGAGCATCAATCCTATTTGGGTAACAGCTACGCGTAAATGTATTTAATTCATTTCTACTACCGATGAAAATCAAAGCAATTATTACCGGCGCTACGGGTATGGTGGGCGAAGGCGTCCTGCACGAATGCTTACAGCATCCCGACGTTGAACAAGTGTTGGTTATCAACCGAAAGCCCGGTGGCGTATCGCATGCCAAACTCCGCGAGATTGTTCATAACGATTTCTTTGATCTGAAAGCAATTGAAAGCCAACTAACGGGTTATAATGCCTGCTTTTTCTGCCTCGGTGTCTCGTCGGTCGGGATGGATAATGATGAGTACAAGCACCTGACTTACGATCTGACAATGAACGTAGCGCAGTTGCTGGCAACGCAAAATCCGGCCATGACGTTTTGTTATGTTTCGGGTGCCGGAACCGATAGTACCGAGCAAGGTCGGCTCGCCTGGGCGCGGGTAAAAGGAGCCACCGAAAATGCGCTGATGCGACTCTTCAGCAATGCGTATATGTTTCGTCCCGGTTTTATGAAGCCTACGCCCGGCCTGAAAAATGTGAAAAGCTACTATAAATTCATTGCCTGGTTGTACCCCATTGGTCGGGCGCTTTATCCGGCAGGTTTTTCAACCCTACAGGAACTCGGTCTGGCCATGATCAAATCCGCAACGCAAGGTTACGAGAAGCGGATTCTGGAAGTGAAAGACATTGTTGCTTTAGCCAAGCGTTAGTGTTTTGATCGACAGGATCACTTATTTCGTTACCGTCACAACCGGCGGATTTTTCTGCTGGCTGGCAAACTGCCGGAGGTAGGTAAACCACGCATCGCTAGACGTAATCCGTTCTGCTTTGTCCCAGGCACCGCCGGTGTAATAGGTAATCGTTTCGCCGGACTTAGTACTGAGTTTAGCTAAGCCATGTTGGTATTTACGCATCATTGGAACCGACGCTTTCGGGAATACGCATCCCACTCCGATTGTTCCATCATTGCCATGTGTAGGCTCCCAGTAGGCCAAAACACCCGTTTTTTCGTCGAGCAACAGCGGACTCTCCTCGGGCCGTAGCGTGATACCGGCGACCATTGGCAATGGCTGGCGAGCCGTATGAACAACATGCACCTGTACTTTGCTCAACTGCGACCCCGCATCCAGCGAAATTGTTTTGCTTTCGTTTACCCTGATACCGTTGAAGGTATAGGGATCGTATTTTACCCGGAAAGTTGAACGCAGTGGGCCATTGTCCAGAATTTCCCAGGAGCGGTAATTATGAATGTACTGAATGGAATCGTTCAGGAAAACGCCGATGTCGCCCGCACCCAGCGTCAGCCCAACGTGGTAATAATCCAGTCCCTCGCCGTGGTCTTTGTGGTAATCGTTTTGCTTATACCACCTATCAAGAATCAGCTTGTCGGTGCGTTTGGCCCAGATGTCGGAACCGTAGGCGTTGTCGGACCGTCCGTTGAGGGCCGCCCCGTAGATGCGGAACGCCACCCGGTCATTCTCCCAGGCAAAGTCGTCGTAGCGTTCGGGAACGTACCGGCAATAGGTTTTAGCCTCAACATGGGCTGGTTTTCCGCGCCGTAGCATCAGTTGAATCGCTTGCTTTGGCCCGATAGACACCTGAACTAGCAGGTTCTGAATGGCCTTCTGACCGTGGTGTTCCAACTGATAAGCGACTTCGTTTCCGTTCTGAACAACCTGCAATTGAGCCGTATCGACCTGCGGATACACCTTTTGTACGGTTGCCCAGGGAATCTCAACGACGGTTTGAGAGAGGGAGGTATTGCCTGGATTGGTGATTTTCAGGGTAGCCTGTTGCCCTATTGCCTTTGCGGCAAAACCGGTCAACATACCTAGTAGCAAACAAAATCGCATTGTCGTACAAGTGAGTGATCGCGCAAAAACTCCGTTCGTCCGTTCGATGTCGTCAGCTAGTTTCCAGTTGACGATACGGTTGGCAAATTCAGTCGGGTAAGACCCGGATGTTTGTATAAAATCACGGGAAGGCGTCGATCTACTTGTTTCTGCGGACAGGGAGGACAGCTCCGCCTGGAATAAAATAGCCTTCCCGAGTGAGTAGCAAGCACATCGGGAAGGCTATGTTCTTATTTTACCTTGGAAAACTTGGCACCGAACAGGAAGATAACAGCGTAGCAGATAATGGGCAGATAATACGCTCCGGCTACATCTTTATCGGCAATCTGACCCATCAGCGGAGGGAAAAGCGCACCACCAACCACGCCCATCACAATAAACGAAGAAGCCTGTTGCGTTTGCGCGCCCATTCCTTTCAGACCCAGGCTGAAAATGGTCGGGAACATAATGCTGAAAAAGAAATTGAGCATCAGCAGAGCGACGAACGACGGCCAGCCAAAGCTCTGCGCAATGATTACGCACATCGCAATATTGGCTAAGGCAAAAGCGGCCAGCAGTTTGTTCGGTGCAATAAACTGCATCAGGTACGTTCCAACAAACCGGCCGATCATCATCATCACCATGCTCAGGGCAAAGTAATACGATGCCTGCTCGGCAGCGAAGCCCATTTTCTCGA contains the following coding sequences:
- a CDS encoding NAD-dependent epimerase/dehydratase family protein gives rise to the protein MKIKAIITGATGMVGEGVLHECLQHPDVEQVLVINRKPGGVSHAKLREIVHNDFFDLKAIESQLTGYNACFFCLGVSSVGMDNDEYKHLTYDLTMNVAQLLATQNPAMTFCYVSGAGTDSTEQGRLAWARVKGATENALMRLFSNAYMFRPGFMKPTPGLKNVKSYYKFIAWLYPIGRALYPAGFSTLQELGLAMIKSATQGYEKRILEVKDIVALAKR
- a CDS encoding DUF4861 family protein, which encodes MRFCLLLGMLTGFAAKAIGQQATLKITNPGNTSLSQTVVEIPWATVQKVYPQVDTAQLQVVQNGNEVAYQLEHHGQKAIQNLLVQVSIGPKQAIQLMLRRGKPAHVEAKTYCRYVPERYDDFAWENDRVAFRIYGAALNGRSDNAYGSDIWAKRTDKLILDRWYKQNDYHKDHGEGLDYYHVGLTLGAGDIGVFLNDSIQYIHNYRSWEILDNGPLRSTFRVKYDPYTFNGIRVNESKTISLDAGSQLSKVQVHVVHTARQPLPMVAGITLRPEESPLLLDEKTGVLAYWEPTHGNDGTIGVGCVFPKASVPMMRKYQHGLAKLSTKSGETITYYTGGAWDKAERITSSDAWFTYLRQFASQQKNPPVVTVTK